Proteins encoded by one window of Haematobia irritans isolate KBUSLIRL chromosome 2, ASM5000362v1, whole genome shotgun sequence:
- the RtGEF gene encoding rho-type guanine nucleotide exchange factor isoform X1 — protein MEQPLIVQAEYSFKGGNNDELCFKKGDLITVTQREEGGWWEGTLNEKTGWFPSNYVMEYKAPLPITDSIRPPEEIQEYRSVVLKDLLDSERAHVAEVQGLLENFLEPLQQTQILNADEYAQLMCNFVEVVKTHEELLTQMEECNDRVGKLFLNKAPLMKQVHQAYCAAHPKAIVILDKYKDELEKYMERQGAATPGLLVLTTGLSKPFRRLDKYSAMLQELERHMESSHPDRGDTQRSVAVYKDIAATCSATRRQKELELQVLTGPVRGWQGQELSSLGEIIHMGSVAVGLDHRDRYFVLFPQTLLILSVSQRMSAFIYEGKLPLTGIIVNRLEDSDTYKNAFEISSPLIERIVAICQGPNEANKWVELLTSTNTSSIPIGIKRQHSNLSSASISGGHISTPPTHSSYNLDARGYCTRFSLCAYYNSPQMSITLPPSNYPPTAPYARLSDHFAKLVKAGLLKNFLVKMLLYPQSRQSVDMGSVPLRRKKCHKTSQKLVRSQFMDGESDASSEKAGLERQDAFSLPTDSESDSVGDGSGIESSKDFDFIQFSRNDSIISTGTFIDHGSGAATPKKTRHCSSINLINLDSTSEDGCSCGSPPSNNGLKKESLVIGSKTMRAIARKSTEQSIIIHTSKAHLDLSGGGCGNGSNVITICDVVDHSIGSPPGLQQQISEASGRSSVYGGRLKGAYIACENLADLCDEAKIKASTSQLAISPTERHSMPNMFVGNRFNRSSKTAVYVPSWQDRNDKLNQSADGVENSQDLVDGEIHASTLDLPAMCREAPDKLQAELLYNFNDNLDNVEVNDLIAPPSMYKNFQDDAKNFNNFTLSQTELCFEPKRVSGPSDDTKEKRNSIKRCISYHYVPLANEGDEAHSSSSMQLPPDRNANRRHFSSEGTKDGSTSTKCKCCESSQCPSPRSSDSGMAGSCTINSPDPPQSDGAAYEPYYDVDGNLKLLANENNASSSDLARFDVCGTFREKFLETIQQQPSLDSPLATPTAAPEPSVTSLEFQRNSKSIFISSTAPSHAHNTSTSNFIFSTQANDATTPSSTTTTATEASGGEANVFRSGMYAHWWKKETLPHELVKSIAKVYNKRLPPSNQVSLDSRCSMCSNCFCSLEGRSGYSEGATYCSMCQDCISTCSSSNQQLATNTTTTITSAECPLCCNLPHSRNSEMMYTATTRTVAATPSHSSLSSPASSFDVDCPICSGNYLARVESLSSGKDEELSDTQTRELRESKKKTSMKTPTTSTSTTGMLSPSMTTMRPSAEDVTALKSKYADTTNKSTAATTSGQRGTINNRGRSTNNNECNESGGEQQCVPNIVPGSSNSTDVTTQTEPIVQSSPQLQSIHAHSASTTSSNASSTTTTKSTKSSSGSAKPQIKFSPDIEQYFEDANPGTSHSKHHGGKRKDRKHKS, from the exons ATGGAACAACCATTAATTGTACAGGCTGAATACTCTTTTAAGGGAGGCAACAACGATGAATTGTGTTTCAAAAAAGGTGATCTAATCACTGTGACACAACGAGAGGAAGGCGGTTGGTGGGAAGGCACCTTAAACGAAAAGACTGGCTGGTTTCCCAGCAATTATGTGATGGAATATAAAGCTCCTTTGCCCATAACAGATTCCATAAGACCTCCAGAGGAAATACAAGAGTACAGATCAGTTGTTTTAAAAGATCTATTGGATTCGGAAAGAGCCCATGTGGCAGAAGTTCAAggtttattggaaaattttttggaacccCTGCAACAGACGCAAAT TTTAAATGCCGATGAATATGCCCAATTAATGTGCAATTTTGTTGAGGTTGTTAAAACACACGAAGAGCTTCTCACACAAATGGAAGAGTGCAATGATCGTGTAGGCAAATTGTTTCTAAATaaggcacctctaatgaaacaaGTCCACCAAGCCTATTGTGCAGCACATCCAAAAGCCATTGTTATATTAGATAAATACAA AGATGAATTGGAGAAATACATGGAACGGCAGGGAGCAGCAACACCGGGTCTTTTAGTCCTCACAACGGGTTTATCAAAACCATTCCGACGATTGGATAAATACTCGGCCATGTTACAAGAACTGGAAAGGCATATGGAAAGTAGTCATCCCGATAGAGGAGATACACAACGCAGTGTGGCGGTCTACAAAGATATTGCG GCCACATGTTCTGCTACCCGACGGCAAAAGGAATTAGAATTACAAGTCCTTACGGGGCCTGTAAGAGGTTGGCAAGGTCAAGAATTAAGTTCACTgggtgaaattatacatatgggCAGTGTAGCTGTTGGTTTGGATCATCGAGATcgttattttgtattatttccACAAACTTTACTCATATTGAGTGTTAGCCAAAGGATGAGTGCTTTTATATATGAG GGTAAATTACCTTTGACAGGCATTATAGTAAATCGTTTGGAAGATTCAGATACCTATAAAAATGCCTTTGAAATTAGTAGTCCTTTAATTGAACGCATTGTCGCCATATGCCAAGGACCCAACGAAGCCAATAAATGGGTGGAACTATTGACATCGACAAATACCAGTAGTATACCCATAGGAATAAAACGACAACATAGTAATTTAAGTAGTGCCTCAATAAGTGGTGGTCACATATCTACACCTCCCACACAT TCTTCTTATAATTTGGATGCTCGGGGTTATTGTACCCGTTTCTCTTTATGTGCCTATTACAATAGCCCACAAATGTCCATTACCCTGCCACCCAGCAATTATCCCCCAACGGCACCTTATGCCCGACTAAGCGATCATTTTGCTAAACTAGTCAAAGCAGGTCTGCTCAAGAATTTCCTGGTGAAGATGCTATTGTATCCACAATCAAGACAAAGTGTTGATATGGGCTCAGTGCCGTTGAGAAGAAAGAAATGCCATAAAACCTCGCAAAAATTGGTTAGATCTCAATTCATGGATGGAGAATCGGATGCATCGTCAGAGAAAGCAGGACTGGAAAGACAAGATGCATTTTCATTGCCTACCGACTCAGAAAGTGACAGCGTTGGCGATGGTAGTGGTATAGAGAGTagtaaagattttgactttataCAATTCTCGCGAAATGATTCGATTATATCGACGGGCACATTTATAGATCATGGCTCTGGAGCTGCAACTCCCAAGAAAACCCGCCATTGTTCTTCAATAAATCTCATCAATTTGGATTCGACCAGTGAAGATGGCTGCTCTTGTGGTAGTCCTCCTTCAAATAATGGCCTAAAGAAAGAATCTTTGGTTATAGGTTCGAAAACCATGAGGGCCATAGCACGAAAGTCCACGGAGCAAAGCATTATTATACATACCTCTAAAGCTCATTTGGATTTGAGTGGTGGTGGTTGTGGCAATGGTTCCAACGTTATAACAATATGTGATGTAGTTGACCATTCGATAGGATCTCCACCTGGGCTGCAGCAACAAATTTCCGAAGCTTCGGGGAGATCATCCGTATATGGTGGTCGCCTGAAGGGAGCCTATATAGCATGTGAAAATCTTGCCGATCTCTGTGATGAAGCCAAAATCAAGGCCAGCACTTCTCAATTAGCCATCTCGCCCACGGAACGCCATAGTATGCCCAATATGTTTGTGGGCAATCGTTTTAATCGTAGCTCTAAAACTGCTGTATATGTTCCATCATGGCAAGATCGCAATGATAAACTAAACCAAAGTGCCGATGGAGTAGAAAACTCCCAAGACCTGGTCGATGGAGAAATCCATGCCAGTACTTTGGATCTACCAGCAATGTGTCGCGAGGCCCCTGATAAACTTCAAGCTGAACTTTTATATAACTTTAATGACAATCTTGATAATGTGGAGGTTAACGATCTCATAGCTCCCCCGTCcatgtataaaaatttccaagatGATGCCAAGAATTTCAACAATTTCACATTATCACAAACAGAGCTTTGCTTCGAGCCCAAAAGAGTTAGTGGACCGAGTGATGATACTAAGGAAAAACGTAATTCCATTAAACGTTGCATTAGCTATCACTATGTTCCATTAGCCAATGAGGGGGATGAGGCCCACAGCAGCTCCAGTATGCAATTGCCTCCCGACAGAAATGCAAATCGACGACATTTCAGTTCAGAAGGTACCAAAGATGGTAGTACCAGTACAAAATGTAAATGCTGCGAGAGCTCTCAATGTCCCAGTCCCAGATCAAGTGATTCCGGTATGGCTGGCAGTTGTACTATAAACTCACCAGATCCCCCACAATCGGATGGTGCTGCCTATGAGCCTTACTACGATGTTGATGGTAATTTAAAGCTTTTGGCAAATGAGAATAACGCCTCCTCCAGTGATCTCGCACGATTTGATGTTTGTGGAACATTTCGTGAAAAGTTTCTGGAAACGATACAGCAGCAACCGTCTTTGGATTCTCCTTTGGCAACACCAACTGCTGCTCCTGAACCCTCCGTAACTTCATTAGAATTCCAAAGAAACagcaaaagtatttttattagtTCTACGGCTCCATCTCATGCCCACAACACTTCCACATCCAATTTCATTTTCTCAACACAAGCCAATGATGCCACCACACCCTCAAGCACTACCACCACCGCAACGGAAGCAAGCGGTGGCGAAGCAAATGTTTTTCGTTCTGGCATGTATGCCCATTGGTGGAAAAAAGAGACTTTGCCCCATGAATTGGTTAAGAGTATAGCCAAAGTCTATAATAAACGTTTGCCGCCATCCAATCAAGTTAGCCTAGATTCACGCTGTTCTATGTGttccaattgtttttgttcgttgGAAGGAAGAAGTGGCTACAGTGAAGGAGCTACTTATTGCTCCATGTGTCAAGATTGCATATCAACGTGTAGTTCATCCAATCAGCAATTGGCTACAAATACAACAACCACTATAACATCTGCCGAATGTCCTTTGTGTTGTAATCTTCCACATTCGAGAAATTCCGAAATGATGTATACAGCAACAACTAGAACTGTAGCAGCAACTCCAAGTCATAGTTCATTAAGTAGTCCTGCATCATCGTTTGATGTTGATTGTCCAATTTGTAGCGGTAATTATTTGGCTCGTGTCGAGTCATTGAGTTCGGGAAAAGATGAAGAGCTGTCCGATACTCAAACGAGAGAATTGAGAGAAAGCAAGAAGAAGACATCGATGAAGACCCCCACGACATCAACATCAACCACAGGGATGTTATCGCCATCGATGACAACGATGAGGCCATCTGCAGAAG ATGTCACCGCCCTCAAATCTAAGTATGCTGACACAACGAATAaatcaacagcagcaacaacaagtgGCCAGCGGGGGACAATCAACAATAGGGGCCGGAGCACCAATAACAACGAATGCAACGAGAGTGGTGGAGAACAACAGTGTGTCCCCAACATCGTCCCAGGCAGCTCCAATTCCACCGACGTCACAACACAAACGGAGCCTATCGTTCAATCATCACCTCAGTTACAATCAATACACGCACACTCAGCATCCACCACCTCATCAAATGCATCATCAACAACAACCACCAAGTCTACCAAGTCATCCAGTGGCAGTGCCAAACCACAAATCAAATTTAGTCCAGACATCGAACAGTATTTCGAAGACGCCAATCCCGGCACATCACACAGCAAACACCATGGCGGTAAACGCAAGGACCGGAAACACAAAAG cTAA